The following proteins come from a genomic window of Acinetobacter sp. SAAs474:
- a CDS encoding KilA-N domain-containing protein — MKSIGTKKPCQTTNQTQGLVAITKDVKHMTNLTQNFVNPNNQPLVIGEFSIRQDDEGRYCLNDLHKASGDQRKDRPSYFIENEKTQELIGVIEDEYYDVGNPTSCKKAINIIRGKGREQGTYAVKELIYSYAMWISAKFHLTVIRAYDAMVMQWKINDRQTISPEQKDTLQKIVDHKVDGNNGLRAQVWTRHNRHFKINSYHELLAIHFEDAVKYLLEMEVKAKQEVKLIAMQPYEDKNVQFLMWYVPILAKYVKNEIYPALQTIQSAYAGQLIGLTHEIVGYANLLNRRAIEGGMTNLNHVGNQPVHTIHWYLEK; from the coding sequence ATGAAATCAATAGGCACAAAAAAACCTTGCCAGACTACCAATCAAACGCAAGGTTTAGTTGCCATCACAAAGGATGTAAAACACATGACTAATTTAACACAAAATTTCGTAAACCCAAACAATCAACCCTTAGTTATTGGTGAGTTTTCTATTCGCCAAGATGATGAAGGGCGTTATTGTCTGAATGATTTGCATAAGGCGAGCGGTGACCAGAGAAAAGATAGACCAAGCTACTTCATTGAGAATGAAAAAACTCAAGAGTTAATTGGTGTTATTGAGGATGAATATTATGATGTCGGAAATCCGACATCATGCAAAAAGGCTATAAATATCATTCGTGGTAAAGGTCGAGAGCAAGGTACATATGCGGTTAAAGAGTTGATATATTCATACGCAATGTGGATTTCTGCAAAATTTCATTTAACAGTTATTCGTGCTTATGATGCCATGGTGATGCAATGGAAAATAAACGATCGCCAAACCATTTCACCTGAACAAAAAGATACGCTTCAAAAAATTGTGGATCATAAGGTTGATGGTAATAATGGGTTACGTGCACAAGTTTGGACTCGTCATAACCGACATTTTAAAATTAACTCTTATCATGAATTATTGGCTATTCATTTTGAAGATGCTGTTAAATATCTATTAGAAATGGAAGTTAAAGCTAAACAAGAAGTTAAGTTAATTGCCATGCAGCCTTATGAAGATAAGAATGTGCAATTCCTAATGTGGTATGTTCCAATACTTGCTAAATATGTAAAGAATGAAATATATCCAGCACTTCAAACAATACAAAGTGCTTATGCTGGTCAACTTATCGGTTTAACTCATGAAATTGTTGGTTATGCAAATCTATTAAATAGACGAGCTATTGAGGGTGGCATGACCAATTTAAACCATGTTGGAAATCAGCCAGTGCACACAATTCATTGGTACCTAGAGAAATAA
- a CDS encoding DNA-binding protein has translation MELPTKPKSTRTKVQYNLRIEPELLEWLKKLGQEYERPVNYLINHAVKQMKNEVESAKA, from the coding sequence ATGGAGCTACCAACTAAGCCAAAGAGCACACGCACAAAGGTTCAATACAATCTGCGAATTGAGCCTGAATTGCTAGAGTGGCTTAAAAAACTAGGTCAGGAATATGAAAGACCTGTGAATTATTTGATTAACCATGCAGTTAAGCAAATGAAAAATGAAGTAGAGAGTGCGAAAGCATGA
- a CDS encoding Arc family DNA-binding protein, with product MSSGHLHPQYNLRWPKELKEKIAQSAKKHNRSMNADIVARLEQSLANEELPTITQADKDYLTKIQSIEEKLDMIINSTDGLLGNKKAP from the coding sequence ATGAGTAGCGGTCATCTTCACCCTCAGTACAACCTTCGTTGGCCTAAAGAATTAAAAGAAAAAATTGCACAATCAGCTAAAAAGCATAATCGCTCAATGAATGCAGATATTGTCGCTCGCCTAGAGCAATCTTTAGCGAACGAAGAACTACCAACTATCACTCAAGCAGATAAAGACTATTTGACTAAAATTCAATCAATTGAAGAAAAGCTGGATATGATTATTAATAGCACTGACGGTTTGCTGGGTAATAAAAAAGCACCTTAG
- a CDS encoding DUF4468 domain-containing protein yields the protein MKKILGLCLVVGLGLGGCVTMPTPTDKKMNDLVEVIEVPNKTKDQIFEGSKIWIAQSFKSANNVIQYADKDSGSIIGKGNIQYPCDGFIDCGAFGNDKVNFTIKIDSKDNKARVAISDITRTNLTYVQGGYNANMGKEAPINLIEHQQKIEVKLKNVIDQYRTAITSSSLNDNW from the coding sequence ATGAAAAAAATATTAGGGTTGTGTTTGGTTGTGGGGTTGGGGTTAGGTGGGTGTGTGACAATGCCAACACCAACAGATAAAAAAATGAATGATTTAGTTGAGGTTATTGAGGTTCCAAATAAAACAAAAGATCAGATTTTTGAAGGTTCAAAAATTTGGATAGCACAATCTTTTAAGTCTGCTAACAATGTTATCCAGTATGCAGATAAAGATAGTGGATCAATAATTGGAAAGGGTAATATTCAGTATCCGTGCGACGGCTTTATTGATTGTGGTGCATTTGGTAACGATAAAGTTAATTTCACTATCAAAATAGATAGTAAGGATAATAAGGCTAGAGTAGCTATTTCCGATATTACTCGCACAAATCTAACTTATGTACAAGGTGGATATAATGCAAATATGGGTAAGGAAGCTCCTATTAATTTGATTGAGCATCAACAAAAAATTGAGGTTAAATTAAAAAATGTCATTGATCAGTATAGGACTGCTATCACATCAAGCAGTTTAAATGATAACTGGTAG
- a CDS encoding Panacea domain-containing protein produces MDNKKYTAMDIANYIVWYVNRNAENPLCELTPLKLQKILYYIASTYFKKTGTRLFSEHIQKWQYGPVVKEVYHEFKGFGFHHISKPKASLTICDSGTFSISRKEYDPLELSGDNEFTNIANKIISTYAPWKAFDLVELTHTEEAWKDFESDIMKGIELTYSDNELLSAKSVNV; encoded by the coding sequence ATGGATAATAAAAAATATACAGCTATGGATATTGCTAACTATATAGTTTGGTATGTTAATAGAAATGCCGAAAATCCATTGTGCGAATTAACTCCTTTAAAGCTTCAAAAAATTCTTTACTATATCGCTAGTACTTACTTTAAGAAAACCGGTACTCGATTGTTCAGTGAACATATTCAAAAGTGGCAGTATGGTCCCGTTGTTAAAGAGGTCTATCACGAATTCAAAGGATTTGGGTTCCATCATATTTCTAAACCTAAAGCATCTTTAACAATATGTGATAGTGGTACATTCAGTATTTCTCGAAAAGAGTATGATCCACTTGAGCTGAGTGGTGACAATGAATTTACCAATATTGCTAATAAGATTATAAGCACCTATGCGCCATGGAAAGCTTTTGATCTTGTTGAGCTCACACATACAGAAGAAGCATGGAAAGACTTTGAGTCCGATATTATGAAAGGTATTGAATTAACATATTCTGATAATGAGCTATTATCTGCTAAATCGGTTAATGTTTAA